A window from Triticum aestivum cultivar Chinese Spring chromosome 6D, IWGSC CS RefSeq v2.1, whole genome shotgun sequence encodes these proteins:
- the LOC123142650 gene encoding uncharacterized protein, with product MESCSVARIMSLGKLAIHRTYLCNRIFRNLPKLLGFTPSSLKKFCKVEHVELQLTKKATLGTLPELPPDILMGIFATLEIPDLVRAGSVCSSWRSAYTSLWNLGQYNLQQTPCLLYNILLYTSESIGESVACLYSHAEKRSYKLTLPEPPIRTRCLIGSSHGWLVTVDDRSEMHLVNPITCEQIALPSVITIEQVNPIVDEYGALHKYEFSWHTGACGVYSSPSIFALDKLRHELHYKAFVFPDTSTGSYIVVLIHNPMRQLSFARVGDDKWTWLPPYDDYKDCTYKDGLLYAACTYKGELHTFDLSGPVVTRKTIISIPREYECEYMYVVQAPWGGLLLIWRIFEDHNVEPEPGASVFWNTTEYRIYEFDAERSELKEINCLRDHVLFLGHNQSLCLGAEEYPCLRANHAYFTDDNSLWTCGLPNDHRDMGVLNLDDNSREDLVSPQLWSNFPAPMWITPDLRKMNLASEGD from the exons ATGGAGTCATGTAGCGTTGCCAGGATAATGAGCTTAGGGAAGCTTGCTATACACAGGACGTATTTGTGCAACCGAATCTTCAGAAATTTGCCAAAGCTGCTAGGCTTCACTCCCAGCTCACTGAAGAAGTTCTGCAAAGTTGAACATGTTGAGCTACAACTGACCAAGAAGGCTACACTGGGCACATTGCCGGAGCTGCCTCCGGACATCTTGATGGGTATCTTTGCCACCCTTGAGATCCCTGACCTCGTGCGTGCCGGCTCTGTCTGCTCCTCCTGGCGCTCCGCATACACAAGCCTATGGAACCTTGGGCAGTACAATCTCCAGCAGACCCCATGCCTCCTCtata atatactcCTGTACACTTCCGAATCCATCGGTGAGAGTGTTGCGTGCCTCTACAGCCACGCAGAGAAGAGGTCGTACAAGTTAACTCTCCCGGAGCCGCCTATACGCACTAGGTGTTTGATCGGGTCCTCACATGGCTGGCTGGTAACTGTTGATGACAGATCTGAGATGCACCTCGTCAATCCCATCACATGTGAACAGATTGCTCTCCCATCAGTGATCACCATCGAGCAGGTGAACCCCATAGTTGATGAGTATGGTGCTCTCCACAAGTATGAATTCTCATGGCACACTGGAGCCTGTGGTGTTTATAGCTCGCCATCAATCTTCGCTCTTGACAAGCTGCGGCATGAACTCCACTATAAAGCGTTTGTTTTCCCTGATACATCCACTGGAAGCTACATTGTCGTGCTCATCCATAATCCAATGCGTCAGCTCTCTTTTGCAAGGGTTGGGGATGATAAGTGGACCTGGTTGCCACCTTATGATGACTATAAGGACTGTACTTACAAGGATGGCTTGTTGTATGCTGCATGCACTTACAAGGGAGAACTTCACACCTTTGATCTTAGTGGCCCTGTGGTCACAAGGAAGACGATTATAAGCATACCCAGGGAGTATGAATGTGAGTACATGTACGTTGTTCAAGCTCCATGGGGTGGTCTGCTACTTATATGGAGGATCTTTGAGGATCATAATGTAGAACCTGAACCTGGGGCATCTGTGTTTTGGAACACTACGGAATATAGAATATATGAATTTGACGCTGAAAGAAGTGAACTTAAGGAAATCAATTGCTTGCGTGACCATGTGTTGTTTCTTGGGCATAATCAATCACTTTGTCTTGGTGCTGAAGAATATCCATGTCTCAGGGCAAATCATGCCTACTTCACCGATGATAATTCTTTATGGACATGTGGATTGCCGAATGATCACCGTGATATGGGAGTTCTTAACTTGGATGATAACAGCAGGGAGGACCTTGTGTCTCCGCAGCTTTGGTCAAACTTTCCGGCTCCAATGTGGATTACACCTGATCTTCGAAAGATGAACTTGGCTTCAGAGGGAGATTGA